One stretch of Pontiella desulfatans DNA includes these proteins:
- a CDS encoding sulfatase family protein: MKRRDFLSTVTVGSGAMAFARGSAKRPNLVFLLADDMRFDACGFMGNKDVKTPNLDRLADRGVVFDRAYDTTAICMASRAQLMTGKLEFSTGCNFEHGHMSMPIWEESYPMLLRKSGYFTGFAGKFGFDVEPQGKAKGAHVVRPCFDWWGGWMGQGSYEVSANKDAVAWHEKHAGEKEHTTRALGVLGQDFIQQANDSGKPFCLSISFKAPHTPYATDPRYDEVYNGATFAKPENFGPEAAAHLPKQPFAGRPPTKGKGWVKDFDGTSRQYHQMVYGMDQAVGMVMDELEKQGVADNTVIIFTSDNGYFNGSKGFAGKIYAYEEASRAPLVVFDPRHPSAGKKQRVDQLTGNIDIAPTLLDLAGVKVPFGMQGKSMLPMLGNPGHVNHQTLPLINVWGARPAHSLAVVSRDWKYVNWFYGADGYAPTEELYSMQHDRLENRNLATSPEQRRTLDALRKQYDAWLGVWAQEGVPNNGYRKYIRLADRTFDWSSADPELVETMGAIDEAARNGAGKKVNEKKAQKKARKKGMG, encoded by the coding sequence ATGAAACGAAGAGATTTCCTGAGTACGGTTACGGTGGGCAGCGGAGCGATGGCTTTTGCTCGTGGTTCGGCCAAGCGCCCGAATCTGGTTTTTCTGCTGGCCGACGACATGCGGTTTGATGCCTGCGGCTTCATGGGAAATAAGGATGTGAAAACACCGAACCTTGACCGGCTTGCCGATCGGGGCGTGGTCTTTGATCGGGCCTACGACACCACCGCCATCTGCATGGCGAGCCGCGCCCAGCTGATGACCGGGAAACTTGAGTTCAGCACGGGATGCAATTTTGAACATGGCCATATGTCGATGCCGATCTGGGAGGAGTCCTATCCCATGCTGCTGCGTAAGAGCGGCTACTTCACGGGCTTTGCCGGAAAATTCGGTTTCGATGTTGAACCGCAGGGCAAGGCCAAGGGGGCCCATGTGGTGCGGCCGTGTTTTGACTGGTGGGGCGGCTGGATGGGCCAGGGCAGCTATGAGGTGAGTGCCAATAAGGATGCTGTGGCCTGGCACGAAAAACACGCCGGTGAAAAAGAACATACCACGCGGGCGCTCGGTGTGCTCGGGCAGGATTTTATTCAGCAAGCCAACGATTCGGGGAAACCCTTCTGTCTCTCCATCAGTTTTAAGGCTCCGCACACGCCCTATGCGACCGATCCGCGCTATGACGAGGTCTATAACGGGGCTACCTTTGCCAAACCGGAAAACTTTGGCCCGGAGGCCGCCGCGCATCTGCCGAAGCAACCCTTCGCGGGACGACCGCCGACCAAGGGCAAGGGCTGGGTGAAGGATTTTGACGGGACGTCGCGCCAGTATCACCAGATGGTCTATGGCATGGATCAGGCCGTCGGGATGGTGATGGACGAATTGGAAAAACAGGGCGTGGCCGATAATACGGTCATTATCTTTACGTCGGACAACGGCTATTTCAACGGATCGAAGGGATTTGCCGGAAAGATTTATGCGTATGAAGAGGCCTCCCGTGCACCGCTGGTTGTTTTTGATCCGCGCCATCCGAGTGCAGGGAAAAAGCAGCGGGTGGATCAGTTAACCGGGAATATCGACATCGCCCCGACGCTGCTGGATCTGGCAGGCGTCAAGGTCCCATTCGGTATGCAAGGCAAGAGCATGCTTCCCATGCTTGGAAATCCAGGGCATGTCAACCACCAGACGCTTCCGTTGATCAATGTCTGGGGGGCGCGGCCAGCGCATTCGCTCGCCGTCGTTTCCAGGGATTGGAAATATGTGAACTGGTTCTACGGCGCCGATGGGTATGCGCCGACCGAAGAGCTGTATTCCATGCAGCACGACCGCCTGGAAAATCGCAACCTCGCCACCAGCCCCGAGCAACGCCGCACACTCGATGCGCTGAGAAAGCAATACGATGCCTGGCTCGGTGTCTGGGCCCAGGAAGGCGTGCCGAACAACGGCTACCGGAAATACATTAGACTCGCTGACCGTACTTTTGACTGGTCATCCGCCGACCCCGAACTCGTTGAAACCATGGGGGCCATTGATGAAGCTGCGCGGAACGGTGCCGGCAAAAAAGTGAACGAGAAGAAGGCGCAGAAGAAAGCCCGAAAAAAAGGCATGGGGTAG
- a CDS encoding CBM96 family carbohydrate-binding protein, with amino-acid sequence MIKYTLSLCIWFGCIAQAFASNIYVATNGNAGATGSLTDPFDSIQEAADAANPGDAVSICGGKYHESITLDGLVGNSTNRIVFQNHAEEEVVIAGTLPVTNGWTQWSQNSKVWKTTVSEDVWQLFVDGKAMTGARWPNVQKDWMEPDSGDGHNPTPFSYWDQETTWAKITDDSSWGHMVNDDLKFDLSGQNKSYEGGIFVGFRCLATGNDIFNALITNHVAGTADLHHTKDPYGESPNESQPADGARYFIEGHINCLDAPGEWFFDKGTGELYVWFRDSGSPVGRYIEAKNQNFALTLTNCEFLEFNGINLFGAAFKLDETYDTTFENCNFRYSSYLKKMLGIYQGGGVQDSYSAPFNHTLGGREPANLIWRNCAFFGYEGIGLYIRTFGSNLVENCWFHNGQFGRTLFGAVSDKKGAGTTLRRNTFHTLGLGNATKNGPHGVIEYNLAYNFMFEGDFSVYQIPMPTQPTTEVRYNWALNGAGRNGVRFDGDYANTNCLVHHTVSMNNNRGFRIKGDQHRVYNITGLGNGPKSDINIALEKFYGYDEDGNIIEGRRGDFPYHGNENSIVRNIAGDVIDNWPLIPTNVVGVWHGNLLGKTLFEELRDPLNWDFRPKAGSDLEDAGIDVPGFTEGYAGTAPDLGAYETGCTNYWIPGRIFPQASVPIPLDETLNARPDADLIWQPGQEALSHEVYFGTEADLLVFQTNQVNNIFIPGALQTNQTYYWRIDTVTGTGTTTGEVWHFTVADPANPTPINHAPYFTSVTFGAPAAIADAPYADSIAGQAVDPDGDAITYTKSAGPDWLNIETNGVLSGTPGAMDAGVNTWTVEVSDGNGATDTGFLSIGVIQRLILNFDVMDDAYVDDAYPTANYGASAEIELRTPNLETNGATRVGYMKFEVAVPTPLISAKLWIYKGTNVLSGGLNIYEVENHAWSEDSITWSNRPALTSNLLGSAVLDGNWFWTDVTSHVVSNGTYTFGLVRGPKISNRSVKSKENGTSAYLALELEAIPANSYLEWVSGTVSNALEWNPKDDPDANGLDNLFEYAVAERPDQQFQGEVYLYAYRRRTDAASRGLTYELERCDNLVSNRWTTHGISEVASGPAEPGFIMVTNAIPMIGTTNRFVRLKIELSAHSSHRWC; translated from the coding sequence ATGATTAAATACACACTATCCTTATGTATATGGTTTGGATGCATTGCGCAGGCATTCGCTTCCAATATCTACGTGGCGACCAATGGGAATGCCGGAGCGACCGGATCGCTTACCGATCCTTTCGACAGCATCCAGGAAGCAGCCGATGCTGCGAATCCGGGGGATGCGGTTTCTATTTGCGGCGGAAAATACCATGAATCTATCACCCTGGACGGTCTCGTAGGCAATTCAACCAACCGCATTGTTTTCCAGAACCACGCTGAAGAAGAGGTCGTCATTGCCGGAACCCTTCCCGTCACGAACGGTTGGACGCAGTGGAGCCAGAATTCCAAGGTCTGGAAAACAACGGTTTCCGAAGATGTGTGGCAGCTATTCGTGGACGGCAAGGCCATGACCGGTGCGCGCTGGCCGAACGTGCAGAAGGACTGGATGGAGCCGGACAGCGGCGACGGCCACAACCCAACTCCGTTCAGCTATTGGGATCAGGAAACCACCTGGGCGAAAATCACAGACGATTCATCGTGGGGACATATGGTGAACGATGATCTGAAATTTGATCTCAGCGGCCAGAACAAAAGTTATGAAGGCGGCATTTTTGTCGGCTTCCGCTGCCTCGCGACCGGGAACGATATTTTCAATGCCCTCATCACGAATCATGTGGCAGGCACTGCAGATCTGCATCACACCAAAGATCCGTATGGGGAATCGCCTAATGAATCGCAACCGGCCGACGGCGCGCGTTATTTCATTGAGGGGCACATCAACTGCCTGGATGCACCGGGCGAATGGTTCTTCGATAAAGGTACCGGCGAACTCTATGTTTGGTTCCGTGACAGCGGATCACCGGTCGGCCGCTATATCGAAGCCAAGAACCAGAACTTTGCGCTAACGCTCACCAATTGCGAATTTCTGGAATTCAACGGCATCAACCTATTCGGCGCGGCGTTCAAGCTCGACGAAACCTACGACACCACGTTTGAAAACTGCAACTTTCGCTATAGTTCCTATCTCAAGAAAATGCTCGGCATCTATCAGGGCGGCGGCGTACAGGATAGTTACTCCGCACCGTTCAATCACACGCTGGGCGGACGCGAACCGGCAAACCTGATCTGGCGCAACTGTGCGTTTTTTGGCTACGAGGGCATCGGTCTCTATATCCGCACCTTTGGAAGTAACCTGGTTGAAAATTGCTGGTTCCATAACGGCCAGTTCGGCCGCACACTCTTCGGTGCGGTCTCCGATAAGAAGGGAGCCGGCACTACGCTTCGCCGAAATACTTTTCATACGCTCGGCCTCGGCAACGCCACCAAGAACGGTCCGCATGGAGTCATTGAATATAATCTGGCCTACAACTTTATGTTTGAGGGCGACTTTTCCGTTTATCAGATTCCTATGCCGACACAGCCGACAACCGAAGTCCGGTATAACTGGGCGTTGAATGGGGCAGGGCGCAACGGCGTCCGGTTCGATGGTGATTATGCCAATACCAACTGCCTGGTCCACCACACCGTTTCCATGAACAATAACCGTGGTTTCCGCATCAAGGGTGACCAGCACCGCGTCTACAACATTACCGGCCTCGGTAATGGTCCCAAGAGCGACATCAATATTGCCCTTGAAAAATTTTACGGCTACGACGAAGACGGCAATATCATCGAAGGCCGCCGCGGCGACTTCCCTTACCACGGCAACGAAAACTCCATCGTTCGCAACATTGCCGGCGATGTGATTGACAACTGGCCGCTCATCCCCACCAATGTTGTCGGCGTCTGGCACGGCAATCTGCTCGGCAAAACCCTGTTCGAAGAACTGCGCGATCCGCTCAATTGGGACTTCCGCCCCAAGGCCGGTTCCGACTTGGAAGATGCGGGCATCGATGTTCCGGGGTTCACCGAAGGTTATGCCGGCACCGCGCCCGATCTGGGTGCCTACGAAACGGGCTGCACCAACTATTGGATTCCCGGCCGCATTTTTCCGCAGGCTTCCGTGCCGATTCCGCTGGATGAAACGCTGAACGCCCGTCCCGATGCCGACCTGATCTGGCAACCGGGGCAGGAGGCGCTGTCGCACGAGGTCTATTTTGGAACGGAAGCCGATCTGCTTGTGTTTCAGACCAATCAGGTGAACAACATCTTTATTCCCGGGGCACTGCAAACCAACCAGACCTACTATTGGCGCATCGATACCGTTACAGGCACCGGCACCACAACCGGCGAGGTGTGGCACTTTACAGTGGCCGATCCCGCCAACCCGACCCCGATCAACCATGCACCCTATTTTACCTCGGTAACTTTCGGTGCCCCCGCCGCCATTGCGGATGCGCCCTACGCGGATTCCATCGCGGGGCAGGCGGTCGATCCCGACGGAGACGCCATCACCTACACTAAATCAGCGGGCCCCGATTGGCTGAACATTGAAACCAACGGCGTGCTCTCCGGAACCCCCGGTGCGATGGATGCCGGCGTTAACACCTGGACGGTGGAAGTGTCCGATGGCAACGGCGCGACGGATACGGGCTTCCTGTCGATCGGTGTCATCCAACGGCTCATCCTGAACTTTGATGTGATGGATGACGCCTATGTGGACGATGCGTATCCAACCGCTAACTATGGGGCCAGCGCGGAGATTGAGCTCCGCACGCCGAACCTGGAAACCAATGGCGCGACGCGGGTGGGCTATATGAAATTCGAGGTGGCCGTGCCGACTCCGCTCATTTCCGCCAAGCTGTGGATTTATAAAGGGACCAACGTGCTCAGTGGCGGATTGAATATTTATGAGGTCGAGAACCATGCGTGGTCCGAGGATTCAATCACCTGGAGTAATCGCCCGGCGCTGACATCAAATCTATTGGGAAGCGCGGTACTGGACGGGAACTGGTTCTGGACCGATGTCACCAGCCATGTTGTTTCGAACGGGACCTATACGTTCGGGCTGGTGCGCGGGCCGAAGATTTCCAATCGCAGTGTCAAAAGCAAAGAAAACGGAACGTCGGCCTATCTCGCTTTGGAGCTGGAGGCCATTCCGGCAAACTCCTATCTGGAATGGGTGTCCGGCACGGTGTCCAACGCGTTGGAGTGGAACCCGAAGGATGATCCCGATGCGAATGGGCTGGATAACCTGTTTGAATATGCGGTGGCCGAAAGGCCAGACCAACAATTCCAAGGTGAAGTCTACCTCTACGCCTACCGTCGGCGAACCGATGCAGCCTCGCGCGGTCTTACCTACGAACTGGAACGGTGCGATAATCTGGTTTCCAATCGTTGGACGACCCATGGAATCAGCGAGGTGGCAAGCGGGCCTGCGGAACCGGGCTTTATCATGGTCACGAACGCGATTCCAATGATTGGAACAACGAATCGCTTTGTGCGGTTGAAAATAGAATTGAGTGCACATTCATCCCATAGGTGGTGCTGA
- a CDS encoding REP-associated tyrosine transposase yields the protein MLPERKILPHGIPSWVTDGSEYFITICTTPRGTNQLCQPETATVLKDSLLFYQTRGDLWVHLLVLMPDHLHAILSFSPTIGMQKSISTWKRYNARMKGIQWQRDFFDHRLRKDESFVEKAHYIRMNPVRASLVDAPEKWPYAWTFRDE from the coding sequence ATGCTTCCCGAACGAAAAATCCTGCCGCACGGAATTCCTTCGTGGGTTACGGACGGTTCGGAATACTTCATTACCATCTGCACCACGCCCCGGGGAACCAACCAACTCTGCCAACCGGAAACTGCCACCGTTCTCAAAGATTCGCTGCTGTTCTACCAAACACGCGGGGATCTATGGGTTCACCTCTTAGTTTTAATGCCCGACCACCTACATGCAATCCTTTCCTTTTCCCCAACCATTGGAATGCAAAAATCCATCTCAACATGGAAGCGGTATAATGCCCGGATGAAAGGAATCCAGTGGCAGCGCGATTTCTTTGACCACCGATTACGGAAAGACGAAAGTTTCGTGGAAAAAGCACACTACATCCGCATGAATCCCGTTCGGGCCAGCTTGGTTGATGCTCCCGAAAAGTGGCCGTACGCATGGACATTTCGCGACGAGTAA
- a CDS encoding sulfatase-like hydrolase/transferase yields MKKTLLASILLSGFVTISMATQPNIVLILADDVSADMFSCYGQPGTAQTPNIDRIAKEGVQFKTAFAPAICGPSRALLMTGVYANHSGAYRNNIWLDGSKRNLFEKFPSWAKLMQGGGYKTAVAGKWHVSSEPWEEVSGFDEYCMYYGPSKIKDHFGIDVIADGRREDIKLDDERYWYSSMIQNGDYVDVTKNDFGPDQRCDFLIDFMERNAKAGNPFVAYWPTAIPHGPYSTTPDAGAPMDIELKKPNIKGMSKEEKNQVIGAYEKAQAERFINLIEYMDKLIGKMVATTKELGIYDNTYFIFCADNGTASTAKDRGVERGVHVPFVVCGPGVKKIGITAELTDFSDIAPTLLDMGGVKSDVEFDGQSQLPFLTGKSKTHRDWIYAYTGPVQVLRTKHHLLEARAPFYDKPDGRFYYCGEGRFRENYVRADKDPEHAAAKKKLFDVIDSLPPHLPKDHPFWSSKDGKKWIEIELNKFNIKEKQLYNHADYKVYDETD; encoded by the coding sequence ATGAAAAAGACACTGCTAGCATCCATCCTCCTGTCCGGCTTCGTTACAATCTCGATGGCGACCCAACCGAATATCGTACTCATCTTGGCCGACGATGTCAGCGCCGATATGTTTTCGTGCTATGGTCAGCCCGGAACGGCACAGACCCCGAACATCGATCGCATCGCGAAGGAAGGCGTGCAGTTTAAGACCGCCTTTGCTCCGGCCATTTGCGGACCTTCGCGCGCCCTGCTGATGACCGGCGTTTATGCCAACCACAGCGGAGCCTACCGCAATAACATCTGGCTGGACGGTTCGAAGCGCAACCTGTTTGAAAAGTTTCCCAGCTGGGCCAAACTGATGCAGGGAGGCGGCTACAAAACCGCTGTGGCCGGGAAATGGCATGTCTCCAGCGAACCCTGGGAGGAAGTCTCCGGCTTCGATGAATACTGCATGTATTACGGGCCCTCCAAAATCAAGGATCATTTCGGAATCGACGTGATTGCCGACGGGCGGCGCGAGGATATCAAGCTCGACGATGAACGCTACTGGTATTCATCGATGATCCAGAACGGGGACTATGTCGACGTCACCAAAAATGACTTCGGCCCGGATCAGCGCTGTGACTTCCTGATCGACTTTATGGAGCGCAACGCGAAGGCAGGAAATCCGTTTGTGGCCTATTGGCCCACCGCCATTCCGCATGGGCCCTATTCCACCACACCGGACGCCGGCGCGCCGATGGACATCGAACTGAAGAAGCCCAACATTAAAGGGATGTCCAAAGAAGAAAAAAACCAGGTCATTGGTGCGTATGAAAAAGCGCAGGCCGAGCGTTTCATCAACCTGATCGAATATATGGATAAACTCATCGGCAAGATGGTGGCCACAACCAAAGAACTGGGCATCTATGATAACACCTACTTTATCTTCTGCGCTGACAACGGAACCGCATCCACCGCCAAGGACCGCGGCGTGGAGCGCGGCGTGCATGTGCCTTTTGTCGTCTGTGGCCCCGGCGTTAAAAAAATCGGCATCACCGCCGAACTGACGGACTTTTCCGATATCGCGCCGACCCTGCTCGACATGGGCGGCGTGAAAAGCGATGTAGAATTTGATGGACAAAGCCAGCTGCCCTTCCTGACGGGGAAGAGCAAAACGCACCGGGACTGGATCTATGCCTACACCGGCCCCGTTCAGGTGCTGCGCACCAAACACCACCTGCTCGAAGCACGTGCGCCGTTCTACGATAAACCCGACGGGCGCTTCTACTATTGCGGCGAAGGGCGATTCCGCGAAAACTATGTCCGCGCCGACAAGGATCCGGAACACGCAGCAGCAAAAAAGAAACTGTTCGATGTGATCGACAGCCTGCCGCCGCATCTGCCGAAAGACCATCCATTCTGGAGTTCCAAGGATGGAAAAAAGTGGATCGAAATCGAGCTGAACAAATTCAACATCAAAGAAAAGCAACTCTACAACCACGCCGACTACAAGGTGTACGACGAAACCGATTAG
- a CDS encoding sulfatase family protein, which translates to MKRRNFMKCVSAAVGAAGVASAYKLTVVGKKPPERPNIIYIISDDQGWGDVAYYGHPTLKTPELDDMAAESLRCDRFYAAASVCSPTRATVLTGRSNWRMNITSPLNPGEAAIPYSNKTLAEYLQPLNYYTAHVGKWHIGGFEQATAGAYYRPPWTCGFDHCHSTYNVVNTGDPYAALVDDYNAAQAGTPNVDKNNIVHDMDYIEDTVRHDLYWVYPPPAGKEAEALGGAWNIPIEIAKDDAFLRSGNDAATTGQKTIDFIREANRQNKPFFIYSCFHSVHTPLSEILEYKDDYADIDQTIYEACKKYFTSLTAMDFEIGRIRDELRTLGIADNTIVVFSSDNGPNKKDAPKTYVPGLQGGRFYYTHIGSPGGYRGYKRDEHEGGLRVPGIIEWPAVITTPRSTKYPVVTYDFVPAMLELLGIEPEMPMDGDGTKLLKLLRNQIAENPNGTLVNPADERKPMGFKDSKDDAWMTHTHKLVRTDWTDLPGGAYQWELYNMVNDEFEETDLSTTDPTLLNSMIADWTAWAADVQNDIDDL; encoded by the coding sequence ATGAAGCGTCGTAATTTCATGAAATGCGTATCGGCTGCAGTAGGCGCGGCCGGGGTGGCCAGCGCCTATAAGCTGACCGTGGTGGGCAAAAAGCCGCCGGAACGGCCGAATATAATCTACATCATTTCTGATGACCAGGGGTGGGGCGATGTTGCCTACTATGGCCACCCGACACTCAAGACGCCCGAACTGGATGACATGGCGGCAGAGTCGCTGCGTTGCGACCGCTTCTATGCCGCTGCTTCGGTTTGCAGTCCCACGCGCGCAACGGTGCTGACCGGGCGCAGCAACTGGCGCATGAACATTACCTCGCCCCTCAATCCCGGCGAGGCCGCCATCCCGTACAGTAACAAGACGCTGGCGGAATATCTTCAGCCGCTAAACTACTACACTGCACACGTCGGCAAATGGCATATTGGGGGATTTGAACAGGCCACTGCGGGGGCGTATTATCGCCCTCCATGGACGTGTGGATTCGATCATTGCCACTCCACCTACAACGTGGTTAACACCGGTGATCCCTATGCCGCACTGGTTGATGACTACAACGCCGCGCAGGCTGGAACGCCGAATGTCGATAAGAACAATATCGTGCATGATATGGACTATATCGAGGACACGGTCCGGCATGACCTCTACTGGGTCTATCCGCCGCCCGCAGGAAAAGAGGCAGAGGCTCTTGGCGGCGCGTGGAACATACCTATAGAAATTGCCAAGGACGATGCGTTTTTACGCAGTGGAAACGATGCGGCCACGACGGGGCAGAAAACCATCGACTTCATTCGCGAGGCAAACCGGCAAAACAAGCCGTTCTTTATCTATTCCTGTTTCCACAGCGTCCATACGCCGCTCTCTGAAATCCTGGAATATAAAGACGATTACGCTGATATCGATCAGACGATCTATGAGGCCTGTAAAAAATATTTTACCAGCCTCACCGCCATGGATTTTGAGATTGGTCGAATTCGTGACGAGCTTCGAACGTTGGGCATTGCCGACAACACCATCGTCGTTTTTTCAAGCGATAACGGACCCAATAAAAAGGACGCGCCGAAAACCTATGTGCCCGGTCTTCAGGGCGGTCGATTCTACTACACTCACATTGGTTCGCCCGGCGGCTACCGAGGCTACAAGCGTGACGAACACGAAGGCGGCCTGCGCGTTCCCGGCATCATTGAATGGCCTGCTGTCATCACCACACCGCGTAGTACCAAATACCCCGTCGTTACCTACGATTTTGTTCCGGCCATGCTGGAGCTGCTCGGCATCGAACCCGAGATGCCGATGGATGGCGACGGCACCAAGCTGCTCAAGCTCTTGCGCAACCAAATTGCCGAAAATCCCAATGGTACACTGGTCAATCCCGCCGATGAGCGCAAGCCGATGGGGTTTAAGGATTCCAAGGACGACGCTTGGATGACACACACTCACAAGCTCGTTCGCACCGACTGGACGGATCTTCCCGGTGGTGCCTATCAGTGGGAACTATACAACATGGTCAACGACGAGTTCGAGGAAACCGATCTCTCTACAACCGATCCAACCCTGCTCAATTCCATGATCGCCGACTGGACTGCCTGGGCGGCCGATGTGCAGAATGATATTGATGATCTTTAA
- a CDS encoding IS4 family transposase, translated as MKKQHKHKPAGHRYTTLKQLCNLIPGHMVSSLAQKHGVDIQSRTYTPWSHVVSLLYAHFSHALGLNDVCDALQMNAAALSTIRGAVPPSRNNLSHANKIRNADMAEELYWCMMKHLMDTVPGFAKGKVRRGYLRRFSKTIHALDSTTIQLVANCMDWAKHRRRKAAAKCHLRLDLQSFLPRCAIIDTAKHHDSTMTQSLCAELKPGEIAVFDKAYNKFKHLFELTVRGVWWVGRAKDNMQYKVVRTLETTGHKRILRDEVIEMVVEASKKAYPCELRRVVALVEINGKDVEIAFITNHLEWSAWTVAELYRCRWDIEVFFKEIKQTLQLSDFLGYSANAVRWQIWMGLLVHLLMRCLAFMHGWEHSFKRQFTVVRAVLWRRWNLPALLDSYGTAKPPGRIRGAPEQAYLPGFV; from the coding sequence ATGAAAAAACAACATAAACACAAGCCAGCCGGACATAGGTATACAACCTTGAAACAATTGTGCAATCTGATTCCCGGACACATGGTGTCGAGCCTTGCGCAGAAGCATGGCGTGGACATTCAAAGCCGGACGTACACGCCGTGGAGCCATGTGGTTTCTTTGCTGTACGCCCACTTCTCCCATGCACTCGGACTCAACGATGTGTGCGACGCGCTCCAGATGAACGCGGCGGCGCTCTCTACCATCCGCGGCGCGGTTCCTCCGTCGCGTAACAACCTGAGCCACGCGAACAAGATCCGCAACGCGGACATGGCCGAAGAGCTCTACTGGTGCATGATGAAGCATCTGATGGATACAGTCCCGGGCTTCGCGAAGGGCAAGGTTCGGCGCGGATACCTCCGGCGCTTCAGCAAGACGATCCATGCGCTGGACTCGACCACGATCCAGCTCGTCGCCAACTGCATGGACTGGGCGAAGCATCGCCGCCGCAAGGCTGCGGCCAAGTGCCACCTGCGCCTCGACCTGCAAAGCTTCCTGCCCCGGTGCGCCATCATCGACACGGCGAAGCACCATGACAGCACGATGACCCAAAGCCTGTGCGCCGAGCTCAAACCCGGTGAAATCGCCGTGTTCGACAAGGCCTACAACAAGTTCAAGCATCTTTTCGAGCTGACGGTGCGCGGTGTCTGGTGGGTTGGCCGGGCGAAGGACAACATGCAGTACAAGGTGGTGCGCACCCTCGAAACCACCGGGCACAAGCGCATCCTGCGCGACGAGGTCATCGAGATGGTGGTCGAAGCATCGAAGAAAGCCTATCCGTGCGAGTTGCGCCGGGTCGTGGCGCTGGTCGAGATTAACGGCAAGGATGTCGAAATCGCCTTCATCACCAATCACCTGGAGTGGAGCGCGTGGACGGTCGCCGAACTCTACCGTTGCCGCTGGGACATCGAGGTGTTCTTCAAGGAGATCAAGCAGACGCTCCAACTCTCCGACTTCCTGGGCTACAGCGCCAACGCCGTGCGCTGGCAGATCTGGATGGGGCTGCTGGTCCACCTGCTGATGCGCTGCCTCGCGTTCATGCACGGATGGGAGCACAGCTTCAAGCGGCAGTTCACTGTTGTGCGCGCGGTGCTTTGGCGCCGGTGGAACCTGCCCGCCTTGCTGGATTCCTATGGGACAGCCAAACCGCCCGGCCGCATACGGGGTGCGCCGGAACAGGCGTATCTGCCGGGGTTTGTCTAA